TGTGGTTCGTCGCCTATCTGTGGGCTTACACGGTCGTGCTCGCGCTGCTCATGCTGGCGCTGGGGCCGCGTGTCGACCGCCTTGCCGCCCGCCTCGGCCGCGTGCTGACGGGATGGAAGATCATCGTGCTGCCGGCCGCCGTGCTGGCGCTGGCGCGCTTGCTGATGCTGGACCGGTTTCCCACCACCCATGCGCTCATCGACGACTGGTACAACCATGCGCACTACCTGGCCCTCTTCCTGCTCGGTGCGCTGATGGCGCGCGTGCCGGGCGTCTGGCCCCGCGTCGCGGCGCTGCGCTGGACCGGTCTCGCACTGGCCTTCACCGGCTGGGCCGCCATCATCATCTGGTATGCGCTGTCCCACGATGCCGTCGCGGGCACGCGCTGGGAACTGCTGGTTTATCCGATGCGCGCCATGTACGTGCTGATGGCGTGGAGCGCGATCGTGGCGGCATGCGGATTCGCGCAGCGCCACCTCGACCGCGACGGCCCCGCCCGGCGTTACCTGACGGAGGCCGTGTTCCCTGTCTACATCCTGCACCAGACGCTGATCGTCGTGCTGGCGCATGCAATGAAACCGCTGCACCGCGCGCCCGGCCTGGAAGCCATGCTGCTCGTCGTGCTCGTGACGGTGGCGAGCTTTACCGGCTTCGAGATCGTGCGCCGGGTGCCGCTGCTGCGACCCCTGTTCGGCCTGGGGCCGCGTGGCCCCGTTGCGTCCAAGGCCGAAGCGGCGGTCACGTCGGGGGCGCCGGCCTGACCGCCGGGGCGCCGGCCGCCTGGATGCAGGGTGCCGTGTTCAATGCGTGGTGGCCGAACGCTGTTGACCGCCCTGCTGCTGGCCGGCCGGCGGCTGGGCGCCCGCCGGCATGTGTTGCCCGGACGTGCCTTGCGGCTGGGCGGCGCCATTGCCCGGCCGGATGAACGGATCGCTGAACTGGCGCACGGTTTCCTGCTGGGCGCGCAGGCCGCGCTCGGTCTGCTCGGTGGCGTCGCGGGCCACCTCGTCGGCCAGGGCACGGGCGGTACGGGTCGTATTCTGCACATGCTGTTCCGTCACGCGGGACAGATCGACCTGCGCATCGGCCGCCAGGCGCGCGATGTGCTGCTGGTAGGCGCGCAGCTTTTCCGTCGCCGGCTGCGTGCGCGCCGTGGCGGCGCTCAACAGCTCGGACTGGCGATCCGCACTCAGCACGTGTTTGCTGGCCAGCGTCGTTTCTTCCAGCATCGTCTGGACCAGTTGGATGTTCAGGTCGCACATCTGCTGGAACGAGTTGAACAGCGACTTCGACATGTCGTTCAGGAACGCGGTCTGGGCATCGATATGGGTTTTCACCGCCGGGGCGATCGTCTGTGGAAATGGATACATGGTTTGCCTCGCAAAGTTTTGGGTTGAACGGGCCGCCGCATCCGCCGCGGCACGAACCCTAAAGACTACGGTCGCGAGACAGAGGACCTTTGATCTGGGCTAATCGTGCTGGGCTTGTCGGCCTGAAGTCGCTCGTTGGCGCGTTACTTGCATGAGTTCAAGTTCCTGAACTCGCAAGGGAGCCGCCATGTTTCTACCCAACGATGTGATCCGGTACGCCGTCCCGGTGCGCACGATCCGCGTCCTGTGGATCGCGCCCGACCGTACGCTGGCCTATACCTTCGAACTCGGCTTGCCGCACAGCCAGCCGCGCGCGATCGCGCTGCAGGCCCTGGCCGAGGACGTCCTTTCCCGGCGCGCCCGGCTGCTGACCGACGACCCGTATGCCGCGCCCGCGCCGCCCCCTTACCTGCCGCAGAAACACCGCGACCTGCAAGCGAGGGCCTGGGACATCGTCGCGGGCCTGCAGGCGCATGTCCCCGCGCTGTACCAGCCGCGCGAGCGGGCCGCGCTGGTGGCGGCCTGCGCGGCCGCGCACGGCATGTCGCGGCCCAGCGTGCTGCGCTATCTGCGCCGCTTCTGGGAACGGGGCCAGACCGTCGATGCGCTGCTTCCCGACTACGGCAACTCGGGCGCGCGGGGCAAGACGCGCGGCGCCAGGGCCGGCATCAAGCGCGGCCGGCCCCGCAAGTCGGGCGACCATCCGGGGCTGAACACGGATGCCGA
This genomic stretch from Massilia putida harbors:
- a CDS encoding acyltransferase family protein, producing the protein MTTIRLPEPVPSAPLPRYHFLDWVRIIAFFLLILYHVGMYYVTWDWHVKSPHASETLEPYMMLSSPWRLSLLFLVSGVASSCMLAKLRPLVFLRKRSWRLLIPLLFGMLVIVPPQSYCEVIEKLGYAGSYADFMRLYVRGYHGFCKDGCLILPTWNHLWFVAYLWAYTVVLALLMLALGPRVDRLAARLGRVLTGWKIIVLPAAVLALARLLMLDRFPTTHALIDDWYNHAHYLALFLLGALMARVPGVWPRVAALRWTGLALAFTGWAAIIIWYALSHDAVAGTRWELLVYPMRAMYVLMAWSAIVAACGFAQRHLDRDGPARRYLTEAVFPVYILHQTLIVVLAHAMKPLHRAPGLEAMLLVVLVTVASFTGFEIVRRVPLLRPLFGLGPRGPVASKAEAAVTSGAPA
- a CDS encoding phasin family protein, yielding MYPFPQTIAPAVKTHIDAQTAFLNDMSKSLFNSFQQMCDLNIQLVQTMLEETTLASKHVLSADRQSELLSAATARTQPATEKLRAYQQHIARLAADAQVDLSRVTEQHVQNTTRTARALADEVARDATEQTERGLRAQQETVRQFSDPFIRPGNGAAQPQGTSGQHMPAGAQPPAGQQQGGQQRSATTH